A region of the Salvia splendens isolate huo1 chromosome 11, SspV2, whole genome shotgun sequence genome:
TTGCTGTCTTCTTCATTCACGCCCCCTTCTGCATCTGTAGGCAGTTGAATTATCTTCTTGACCGCGATTTCTTTCCCGTCGCTTCCTGGTAAAGCAGCTCTATAAACTTCCCCACAGCCACCTCTCCCTATAACTTCTAGTGATTGCAGTCCATCTTCTTTTTCCAGAAATGCCAACTCCTCGGGCTTCTTGATCATTGAGCTGTATATCTTCAAGCTTGTGTCTTTTCTATTTGCTCGGATTAAGCGCATCAACAGCTTGAAAACCGTGGAGAATACCAATCCAGACACGCAGCCTGCAAGAATCCCAGCCATGAAACCAATAACCCAGTCTGtcactttcttcttcttcttgttctttCGCTTATTATTTGCAGTTGTGCTGATGGTGATGGGGCTTGAGCATTAGCCACGCTCGAAGAAGAAGGCGCCATGGCCAGATTGGATTGGTTTCTCTCCGAGCTCTCCGCAAACATATACCGCTTCGGGATTCTCTCCTCCTCAGCCAAATCAACGGACAAGTACTGATCAAGCTCAATATTCGTCGATTGAATTGGGTCCTCGAGCAAGCTGTTTCCAGAGACGTTTATGAACCTCAGGTACCGAAACCCTCTCATCGAAACCGATACTTTCCCTGCAAACTTGTTGTTTGCAAGGTTGAGCTTTTCCAGATTGGGGAAGTGCTTCAAGAATTTCAAGTCCCCTGCAAACTTGTTCGAGGATAGATCCAGGATTCGGAGTCGAATCAACGAAGAGAATCCGGCCGGGACGTTTCCGGATAACAGATTGTTACCGAGGTTCAGCACCTGGAGTTTCTGGCAGTGGATGATTTGAGGTGGGATTTGGTTAGAAATCTGGTTGTTTGGTAATGAAAGTTCTTTTAGCTCAGAGAGCTGGTCAATGGCTGTAGATATTTTTCCTTGGAGCTGTTGGGATTCGATGACAATCCCAACAACTCTAAGAACGTAGGAATCGTTCATGATTCGTCGTTCGCAGAGAACTCTGCCAGAGTCGCAGAGATCGACAGCCGGAGTAGGCTTGATGCCTAAGTCATTGTGGATGTGCAAGAGGGCATCATGGTCATAGGGGAGAAGACTGAGTTTTGATTGAGCAATGATGGTTAATGTGAAGAAACAGAGGAGAAACAGAGAGGATTCATGCCGGGGTGGCGCCATATGGCGGCCGCGGCAGGCCGgaaggaggaggtggtggtggtggcggcggaggaggaggaggtgggTAGTGTGAATGGTGGCTGGTGTTGCCGTTTTGGTATAGTCTAGCATGCTTATgtttaggggtgtgcattcgggtttcggttcggttttttgccaaaaccgaaccaaaaccaaaaaaccgaatttagttcaaaatccaaaccgaacccgaaaaaccgaaaccgaaaaaccgaaaaccgaacttaaaaaaccgaaaaacctgaaaaaaataaatataatataaatatatatttatatatgtgtattttattttatatatactaatagaatatttatatataatataaaattaataatacatataatatatactccctccgtcccccaattccagtcactctttgactcagcacgggttttaagaaagagTTTGAATGTGTAGTGTAATAAATGGAGGTAGGTAGTGTAATGTGAGGCCCCTTTGACTTTTTGTGTAATAAATTTGTTTGAAGTATTAAATGGCCAAATAAATGTTGGAggattacataattaaacttgattaattaatgttAGTATAGTGATTAAATAAATTCCATTTAATACTcttgattaattaaacttgtTGTTACTGCAAAAAATTAAACATCCATTTACAACAGCTAACTGAAGCAGATTGCACAGAACCTCAAATTCACAAGTTGGAGGCAAAAATTATAGGAGGGAATTTCAAGCACCAAATTTCATTGCATGGAGGGAATTTGTACAAAGTCCACCAactcctataaatacattcaTTTCTACTCCTCCTACTTTcaacaaccaaaacaaaaaacataaagtTATTTACTGTTGAAAACCCTCAGAAAATCTTCATCACTGGGCAATGGAATGTCAGCAGGCCAGAGAGTTGGACCATGATCAGGAGCAGCAAGAGCAAGGGCAGAGTGGATGGCAGCGGGTTTCATTAACCTTGACCGCCCAAGAAAAAAACCTCATTGCGCAGTTTCTTCTACAGCGAAGTAAGGCTGGAGTGCTGCCAAGAGGTTCATTTACTGAGGCAGCCAAGAGATTTGGCATCCATAAAAGGACATCATTAAGAATTTGGAAGGTCAGCAAGCAGCAAATGGACAGAGGGGAACCTGTTATAATGAGGAGCAGAGCATCAGGTTATCAACATAAAGATAAACTTATGCTAGATGAAGAAAAGTTTAGAAACCTGTCTATGCTTGAGAGATCAACCATAAGGAAGGTTGCTTCTAAGATGGAAGTAAGCAAGTCAACAATTGGTAGATTCATTAAGAGTAGACAGTTAAAACCGCATACAAGTGCTATCAAGCCTACATTGACTGAAGCCAACAAACTTGCAAGGATGAAATGGTGTCTTTCTCATATTCAGCTAACATTAGAAGAAGGTAAACTTCTTTACCATTCAATGCACAACATAGTTCATATTGATGAGAAATGGTTCTACATGACAAAGACATCAGACCGATATTACCTTTTGCCGGATGAGGATGTGCCGTATAGGTCCTGTAAGTCCAAGAGATTCATCACTAAAGTGATGTTCATGGCTGCTGTCAGTAGGCCACTGTTTGGTAGTGATGGGGAAAACCATATTTGATGGTAAAATAGGCTTATTCCCGTTCACAGAGGAAGTACCAGCCCAAAGAAGTTCTAAGAACATGCCAAAGGGGACAATTGAGACCAAGCCTATTCAATCCATCAACAAGGAAGTCATGACAGCCTGTCTTCTAAACCAGGTAGGCcaattttttgttgttattaaaGCTATCAAACATGATTAATGTCATCATTTAGTCTCATACACATATCCCTCACAGATTATACCAACAATCAAGGCCAAATGGCCAGCTAATACAAGCAAGAAGATTTTCATCCAGCAAGATAATGCCAAACCTCACCTAAGACCTGCTGATCAACAGTTTGAATCACTTGCTAGTACTGATGGTTTTGAATTCCATCTAATTAGCCAACCACCCAACTCCCCAGACACAAATGTGTTAGATCTAGGGTATTTTAGGGCAATACAATCACTTCAAGATGACAAAATTGCCACCAATGTAGATGACTTGCTGAGGAATGTGTTTACCTCATTTGAAGAACTCTCACCACAAACACTCAATAGAGTATTTATCACACTACAAAGCTGTCTGACAGCAATACTACAAGTGCATGGGAAGAATGACTACAACATCCCTCACTTAAACAAGGACAAATTGCAAAGAACAGGAGGGCTGCCCTTACAACTTCAAGTTGAAGAGGGTATGGTAAGAGAGAGTTTGGAGTACCTAAAGCTGTCTGAAAACAACACTGGAGACACCTACGACATAGGGCATCTTAACCATGTTTTAGGGTACTAGACATAATAGTAGGGGATGGAGTTTACATTATAAGCACAAACATATGTTTGTGTTTAAGATGTAAACTCTTTTTTTGTGCATATGTTGCATTTTTTGTTATTGCcatcagaaaaatttcatcaaatGGCATCAGCCTCCAAACCCTTCATAGGGGGTGGCTTACTAAGCTAGATAGGTTGCATTTTGTGTAAACATCATCACTGTAAATGTAATTCAGTAATCAGTGATTATAGGTTGTATTATCACTTGAAATCAGCCTCCAAACCCTACAAGGGGGTGGCTTCATTAAGAGTACTCAGAAAAGCTTCATCACAGGGACATAAGGACAACACATTACACTTACAACGGCCTCCACACCATACACATGGGTGGCTGAGCTTTCCCTCAGAAAAGCTTCATCACAGGGAAGTCAGAGGACACTTACAACAGCTATAGTAATGCCTCAGTATCAGATAAACATTCATCATCAATTCCCACTGATACAATTTCACATAAACATTCATAATCAATTCCCACTGATACAATTTCACATAAACATTCATAATCAATTCCCACTGCCATCATTTCACATAAACATTCATCATCAATTACCACTGCCAACAATATCACATAAATATGGAGCAATAACACATAAACATCGAGTACATCAGAAATACAGTTGGTGGCATCAGAAATCAGAAGCCTTCAAACCCTAACAAAGGGGGTGGCTTTCAATCAGAAAGATACTCACAAATTAGAGGACATCCTTGAGGCAAGGAAACATGATCAGTAGCATTGCTTTTTCATTGTCGGAGTACTCTCTCTTTGGCTCAACCGCGGCCATGCGTTTCTCAATTTCATCCAAACCAATTGAAGGTGTTTCGCTTTCCCCCCAAAGAACAGGACATGAAGGCGGCTTCGGCTCCGACCAATCAAACGGCTGTGACGGAGCCTGAGTTTCAGATCCGTCCATTAATGGGGACGGAGGTAGAATTTCAGAACCATAGACGCCCTCGGACGAAGCCTGagtttcagatccgtcgaaATCCTTAGCCGGAGCTTCAGTTTCAGATCCGTTGAGAGCGTCGGACGGATCTTCGGTTTCACCATCGAGAGGGTCGGACGAATCTTCGGTTTCAGAGCCATAAAAGAACCAGTCGGGGGGTGTCGGGCCTTCAGCCCCGTCGTCGCCTACGAACGGTGGAACACCGTGAATGACGGAACGACTACCGATTTCGTCGTTCTCTACCCAGTCCATCGGTGTTTCAGGGAG
Encoded here:
- the LOC121754786 gene encoding uncharacterized protein LOC121754786, with the protein product MECQQARELDHDQEQQEQGQSGWQRVSLTLTAQEKNLIAQFLLQRSKAGVLPRGSFTEAAKRFGIHKRTSLRIWKVSKQQMDRGEPVIMRSRASGYQHKDKLMLDEEKFRNLSMLERSTIRKVASKMEVSKSTIGRFIKSRQLKPHTSAIKPTLTEANKLARMKWCLSHIQLTLEEGKLLYHSMHNIVHIDEKWFYMTKTSDRYYLLPDEDVPYRSCHCLVVMGKTIFDGKIGLFPFTEEVPAQRSSKNMPKGTIETKPIQSINKEVMTACLLNQIIPTIKAKWPANTSKKIFIQQDNAKPHLRPADQQFESLASTDGFEFHLISQPPNSPDTNVLDLGYFRAIQSLQDDKIATNVDDLLRNVFTSFEELSPQTLNRVFITLQSCLTAILQVHGKNDYNIPHLNKDKLQRTGGLPLQLQVEEGMVRESLEYLKLSENNTGDTYDIGHLNHVLGY